The sequence CCATCGCTAGATCTTAAGATCCTTGAGGGTACTAGGCTTGGGGAGCTCTATAGAATAGCAATTGAAGATCGATCTTTTATAAAGGCTCTAGATCATTTAAGGGGGAAAGGGTTTGCAAGCCTTGTTGAAAACTATAACATATTATCTAAATATATGGATCCGGGATCCGCGATCTCAATAGCATCTGATATAGGTGCTGCCAAAGACCTCTCAAATATCGTTAAATCAGAGCCTTCACTATCAAGGCTTATATGCCCAGAGATAGATTTCATACTAGTTCAAACCGCTATAAGAATTTCCAGAGGAAAGGCTAAAGAATATATAGGCCCAGCAGAGCTCTCCAATATAGCATGTCGCATAGATAGGGGGGAGATCGAAGATCTTTATAGCTATAGGGAGGAGGAGAATATCATGAATGTGTTGAGGAAAATATATGGAACACAGCTAGTTCAGAGAAGTCTTGAAGAAAGCCTTATAAATATTACCAGTCATGTAAGGAAGACCGTTAGAAGCTCTTTAGAGGCAGCATTTTCATCATACCCATTTGACCCCAGTGTCGTGTGGGCAGCCATCAGGGTAAGGGTTATGGATGTAGAGGATATAATAGCTATAATCAATGGGAAAAAAGCAGGGCTACCCATAGAGATAATCAGAAAAATAATATCCATAACAGTTTAGAACTTAGATCTAGAAGCTACTCTTTTCAATGATGAATGCATCCCCTATACATCATCTCCTCTTCTATTTATTACTTAAAATTCTTACCCCTCTAATATGGGATCCGCATTTTCACTAATAGAATTTAAAATAAATAATTGAAGTGGGTTTTGGAGAAAACTATATCAGGTTTAGCGTTTATTATGGTACTCCTAGTATTAGCACTAGGATCGCAATTGCTATACCATATATAGCAATTCCCTCGCCAAGTACGACTATTAGGAAAGATCTTCCGAAGACCTCAGGCTTTTCCGTGAATGCGCTTATTGCTGCAGCACCTGCTAGCCCCACAGCTATTCCAGCACCTATGCCAGCCAGTCCCAGGGCGAGCCCAGCACCTATGAATCTTCCCATTCTCTCCCCGAATTCCTTTGCATTGAATGCGGCCTGCTGTAGCTCAAGCTGTTGTAGGAGCATTGTTGTTTGTGAAGTCCCTATTTGGATTAAAAGTGCTAGTGCTATTGATATTGCTACTGCAAAAGCGATTCCAGAGCCATATATAATCCAGGCGCTCCTCAAAGACCCTTTAGCCATCAAGTCCCCGGTTTAAGTAGTTGCATAATTTGCTTTAAAGCTTTATCCTTGGTATAAAGGATCTCGTTTTTCCTTTTAGCGAGAATCTCCTCTATCATTCTATCTATTTCAGTCTCGATTTCTTTTCTCTTATTCTCAAGAATATTATTGAACATGCTCAATAGATCTTCAGCCACGTGCAGCTCCCCTCGCCACCAATTTCTTCTTCATAAGCTTTAACCTTATAAATTCCTCTCTCATTCTCTCCTCTAAGACACTCCTAATCCTCTTGATAGTATTTACGTAGTTAGGTATTATTAGATAGTCAATTGCATTTATAAGCTTCTGGGTTCTCCTCAGCTCCTCTATAAGTCTCTTTAATGTTGCCTCTGCCTCTGCGAGCTTCACAATCTCCTCTAATGCATCTCTAAGCAATTCTATCGATACATCGAGGCTATACGGAGTGGTTCCAGGGGGATATTCTGGCTTCTGTATGCTCTCCCTATCGATGGTCAGAACAGGTATCTTAATACCAAACGCTGCCCTCTCACCAACAATCACAGATGCTGCCTTCCTCGTTGAAGATTCGATGCTCCTCAAACCCACTAGGCCGGCTTGTGAAACGGCTATTGAGTATTTCTCATACGCCTTTTTAAGCTTCTCCCTAACCGAGTTCTGAAGCCTTGTGAACTCCTCAATAGCTATTCTGATGTTTAGGAGTAGCACCTCCCTCTTATCCTCTAAAACCCTCCTAATCCTCCTTATAGTCGCATAGCTTCTCCTCAGGTTTATCAGATTTATCTTTGTGGGGAGCACAGATCTGGGGTCTATAGCCATGCTATCCTACGCACCCTTAGCCCTTCTTCTCGGATGGTACTTCTCTATATATACATCCTTTATATTGGTTAGCTCGCTTTCAGGGAGTATGGAGAGTACCTCCCACCCTATGTCTAGGGTCTCTTCAATAGATCTGTTCTCGTAGAAGCCTTGAGATAGGAATCTCCTCTCAAAGGCATCTGCGAATCTCAGATACTTCCTATCGGTCTCGGAGAGGCTCTCCTCACCAACTATTATTGCTAGGCTCCTCAGCTCCTGGCCTCTGGAGTAGGATGCGTAGAGCTGGTTACTAACATCACCATGATCCTCTCTCGTCTTGCCAGGCCCTATACCCTCCTTCATAAGCCTTGAGAGGCTCATAAGAACATTTACAGGCGGATATATACCCCTGTTATATAGACCTCTATCAAGCACTATCTGCCCCTCAGTTATATATCCAGTTAGATCTGGTATGGGGTGTGTTATATCATCTGCAGGCATTGTTAGGATTGGCATCTGAGTAATAGATCCCTTCTTACCTATAGCCCTTCCAGCCCTCTCATATATAGATGCTAGGTCTGAGTACATATATCCAGGATACCCCTGTCTCCCTGGAACCTCTTCCCTCGCAGAGCTGATCTCTCTGAGGGCCTCGCAATAGCTGGTCATATCTGTTAGGATCACGAGGACATGCATATCCCTCTCGAATGCGAGATACTCGGCTAGGGTTAGAGCCATTCTAGGGGTTATAAGCCTAACCATTGCAGGCTCATCAGCTAGGTTTATAAACATAGCAACCCTCTTTATAGCCCCTGTCTCCTCGAAGAACTTTCTAAAGAATAGAGCCTCATCATATTTGATCCCCATAGCAGCGAATACAACAGCGAACTCCTCCCTCTCACCTCTCACCGTTGCCTGCCTCGCTATCTGTGCTGCGAGCATATTGTGGGGAAGCCCTCCACCGCTGAATATAGGTAGCTTCTGACCCCTTACAAGGGTGTTCATACCATCTATAGCGGAGATCCCTGTTTGTATAAAATCCTCTGGATACGCCCTCGAAGCAGGATTTATCGGGGAGCCATTTATATCCCTTCTCTCCTCGGCAAGCACAGGCGGACCTCCATCGAGCGGTCTTCCAAGCCCATCGAAGATCCTTCCGAGCATTGCTTCCGATACAGGTGCTTCCATGGTTTTTCCTAGGAACCTTACCTTAGTACCTCTAGTGCTAATCCCCGTAGTACCCTCGAAAACCTGTACTACAGCATATCCCATACCAACCTCTAGAACTCTTCCACTCCTCTTCTCACCATTTGGTAGCTCTACCTCAACAAGCTCGTCAAAGGCTACACCGCTTGCTTTTTCAACTATTATTAGAGGACCTCTAATCTCTTTTATAGTCTCATATTCTCTATATTGTGAGATCTGAATCCCCATCTAGATCACCCAGCTAAGCTTCCAAGCCTCTCCAAGATCTTCTTTTCTAGCTCCTCCAACTTATTAAGCTCCTCATTAGGTATTGTGAACCTAGCCTTTATAAGCTCTGTCACAAGATCCTGGGTCTTCTCCCTTATAGCTTTAACGCTAACACCTGAGTCGACAAGCTTTTTAGCACTTCTATAGAAGCTCACTATAGCCCTCATAAGCATTACCTGCTTCTGTGGAGATGCAAATGCATCTATCTTGTCATAGGCGTTCTGCTTTAAGAACCCCTCCCTAATTATCCTCGCCACATCCATGACAAGCTTATCAGGTTCAGCAAGGTTTTCAGGCCCTATCAGCCTCACTATCTCTCTAAGCTCGTTCTCCCTCTGCAGGATCGAGTATATCGTATCCCTTAGCTCTCTCCAGTCCTTCGCAATATTATTGATCCACCACTTGGTCACAGTATCTACATAGGCTGAGTAGCTTGTGATCCAGTTTATAGCAGGGTAGTGCCTTGAATAGGCTAGAGCAGTATCTAGAGCCCAGAAAACCCTTATAAACCTCCTAGTATGGGTGGTCACAGGCTCTGTGAAATCAGCCCCTGGAGGGGATACAGCGCCTACAAGGGTTACAGACCCTATTCTCTCAGGCCTTCCAAGGGCTATAACCCTTCCAGCCCTCTCATAGAACTCTGCAAGCCTACTCTGTAGATAGCTTGGATAGCCCTCCTCGGCAGGCATCTCCTCAAGCCTCCCAGCGATCTCTCTCAAAGCCTCGGCCCACCTGCTTGTGGAATCCGCTACTAGTAGAACATCATAGCCCATGTCTCGATAATACTCGGCCATGGTGACCCCGACATAGATGCTAGCCTCCCTAGCTGATACTGGCATGTTGCTTGTATTCGCTATCAATATTGTTCTCTCCATTAACGGCCTCCCACTCCACGGATCCTTATATGTTGGGAACTTCTCCAGAACCTCGGTCATCTCATTACCCCTCTCGCCACATCCTATGTATATCACAACTCTTGCATCGCTCCACATAGCNNNNNNNNNNNNNNNNNNNNNNNNNNNNNNNNNNNNNNNNNNNNNNNNNNNNNNNNNNNNNNNNNNNNNNNNNNNNNNNNNNNNNNNNNNNNNNNNNNNNNNNNNNNNNNNNNNNNNNNNNNNNNNNNNNNNNNNNNNNNNNNNNNNNNNNNNNNNNNNNNNNNNNNNNNNNNNNNNNNNNNNNNNNNNNNNNNNNNNNNNNNNNNNNNNNNNNNNNNNNNNNNNNNNNNNNNNNNNNNNNNNNNNNNNNNNNNNNNNNNNNNNNNNNNNNNNNNNNNNNNNNNNNNNNNNNNNNNNNNNNNNNNNNNNNNNNNNNNNNNNNNNNNNNNNNNNNNNNNNNNNNNNNNNNNNNNNNNNNNNNNNNNNNNNNNNNNNNNNNNNNNNNNNNNNNNNNNNNNNNNNNNNNNNNNNNNNNNNNNNNNNNNNNNNNNNNNNNNNNNNNNNNNNNNNNNNNNNNNNNNNNNNNNNNNNNNNNNNNNNNNNNNNNNNNNNNNNNNNNNNNNNNNNNNNNNNNNNNNNNNNNNNNNNNNNNNNNNNNNNNNNNNNNNNNNNNNNNNNNNNNNNNNNNNNNNNNNNNNNNNNNNNNNNNNNNNNNNNNNNNNNNNNNNNNNNNNNNNNNNNNNNNNNNNNNNNNNNNNNNNNNNNNNNNNNNNNNNNNNNNNNNNNNNNNNNNNNNNNNNNNNNNNNNNNNNNNNNNNNNNNNNNNNNNNNNNNNNNNNNNNNNNNNNNNNNNNNNNNNNNNNNNNNNNNNNNNNNNNNNNNNNNNNNNNNNNNNNNNNNNNNNNNNNNNNNNNNNNNNNNNNNNNNNNNNNNNNNNNNNNNNNNNNNNNNNNNNNNNNNNNNNCCTCTCCTCTCCTCCATAGGCTCACCCAAACAATATTCTCGATATCCTAACTTTAAGCTCGTATAAGCTTGTCTCTATCACATGGTCAAGTGTGTAGTTATATCTAATTGATCTGTCTCTTGAAAGGGCTATAAAGCCTCCACTGATTTTTGCCCCACCAGAGACTGATCTGACTCTATCACCTGCACCTATCTCCTCTATAACCTCCTTAACAAGGCTTAGAGATGAATCGTTTGTCTCTATATACACCTCGCCCTCTAATGCTAGAACAGCCTCTAATGATCTCCTTAGAAACTTCTTATATAACTCTCTATTATCTAAAAGCTCCTTGATAAATCTATTTCTAACATCATCAACAACCTTGTTGATCCATATCTCGCGTCTCTGCTCAGCTATCTTTTTTAACTCAACCTCTAATTTAGATCTTGAGCTTTCAATTGTTCCTCGATATTTCTTGATACCCTCATCTATCCTGGATCTTAGCTCAGAGGCCTTTTTATTTATGAGATCTTCTAGATCCCTTTTAACATTATTCCTTAGCTCCTCAAACATCTTTTCAAGCCTCTCTAGGATCTCTGAGCTTATTTCCTCAACGATCTTCTGAGGATCACCATAGATCCTATATATCTCCGACATATTCTCACCCAACCCCTAGGGCTTTTTTCAGGAGAGACGCTGCATCTATGGGCTTTACATCGCTCCACATACTCGGTATAACCGTTATCACAGGCGCCCCTGGAGACATAGAGATCCTATCTATAACGTCTTGCACCATATCAGCCACATCCTTTGTCACTATTATCAGAGCAATATCTCCCGACTTAGATAGGGTTCTCAACTGCTTCTCAGCATCATCTACATTTTCAACGACAAAGCCCTCCACCCCAAGCATGCCGAAGGCGTTTACAACGTATCTATCTCCGAGAACCACTATCCTACCCTTTTTCATGAGCTCCCCAGAGTAGTCTCCTCTCTAAATAAATAAGCTTGGTTTATACAGAATATGTGGGGTTTTAAGAGGTGTTATAGGTGCTCCTGCCGGAGAAGATGGCTAGGATCTCTCTGTTGGTTTCAAAAAGGGATCTAGACCTAGCTGTCTACTCACTTATGGAGACAGGCTCATTCCAGCCTGTATCAAGACTGGGAGAGGGGAGGGCTTCTGAGAGGGCAAGGCTAATGCTACCAGCTATTGGTGAGGGTATATCGAGGTTAGAGCAGTATATGGGGCTTGTAGGTGTTAGAATAGGTCAGCTCAGGCTTAGCCAAGACATGGTTTTAGAGGGGAGTGAGTGGTTTGAGATATCATCGAAGCTTCTCCAATCCCTCAGAGAGATTGATGAGAAGTTCGAGGATCTATATAGAAGGGCTAGAGATCTACAGGAGAAGATCAGCAGCCTTGAACCTATAGCCCAGGTTATGAGTGTTTTAAGCGATATAGATATTGATCTCGAAAGGGTTGTGAATGGTAGGGTGTTGAGGGCATATATCTTTATATCTCAAAACGAAAGGCTGGAGAGGATCTTAAGCGCTATAGAGAAGAGGGTAGGATCATTAATAGCTATATCGAGACCCCTTGATGAAAATAGCAGCGTGCTCTTGATAATAACCAAGAGAAGGGATGAGGAAATCAAAGAGATAGCTAGGCAGGAGAAGGCTAGAGAGATAGAGGTTCCAAAGGGCTACCCGCTAAATCCAAAGATGCTTTCAGAGCAGCTGAATAGAGAGCTCGAGGAATCCAGGTCTGAGCTAAACAGGGTTAGGGAAACAGCATCGAAGATCTATGAAGAGATATCGGATAAATTCCTAGAAACATATGCAGGGCTTGTCACAGCTAGAGAGGCTCTCTACCTACTGGCAAGGTCTAGGGATAAAGGTAGATATGCTCTTATAGAAGGCTATATTCCGAAGAGCTCTATAGAGGATTCTCTAAAGATCATCAGAAGTAGGCTTGGCGATAGAGCTATTGTTGAGGTTAAAGAGATCGGCAGGCTTGAGAGAAATCTGGATGAAGAGCCTCCTTCAAAATACTCTGTGCCGAAGAGGCTCCAGACATTTAAAATGATCTCAGAGCTATATGGCCCTCCAAGCTATAGAGAGGTTGTTCCTATCTATATAACAGCCATAACCTTCCCCCTCATATTCGGCCTCATGTTCCCAGATCTAGGGCATGGATTGGTTCTCCTAATAGCTGGGATTATATTTTATAAAATACTTGGTAGAGAAAATAGATCTTATAGGGAGTTGGGGGAGCTTGTGATATATGTCTCGCTAGCAGCCATAATAGCTGGAATCCTATCCGGAGAATTTTTCGGCCCAGCAACACCTGTTTCCAAATATATTGAGGAACATCTATATAGCGGGGCAACACCGCCTCTAGCGGTTCCAATAGGTAAAGAGGAGGGAGGCGCTGTTGGTGAGGCATTGATGCGCCTCATATTCCTATCCTTAAGAATCGGTGGGGCTACACTGGTGCTTTCAACATTGCTGGGGATGGTTAACTCATTATTAGAGAGGGATTTTGAAAAAATGGTGGCAAGGGATATCCCGAGATTCCTTTTATTCCTATCAGTTGCAGCACCTGTTTTTATATATCAAAGCATAGAGCTGGCCGGCCAGACATATGGATATCTAGCCTTTATAACACCATCGCCGGGGGGATTGGCGCCTGATGTTATCAAGGGGCTCCTATATCTAGGGCTTATATGGATCTTCCTTGGCGAGGTAGCTGTTGAATCTATGAAGCACGGGATATCATATGGGATCAAGAAGCTCGTAGATGGATTTATGGAGTTCTTCGACACAATAATAATATTAATAGGTAATACAATAAGCTATCTCAGGATCATGGGGATAGCGCTAGCACATATAGCAATAATAATCGCCTTCTACCAGCCTGTGAAGAGCATGATAGATGCTGGTGGCATCATATCCCTACCAGCCTGGATACTATATGCTGTAGGAAACTTACTAGATATAGGGCTGGAATCAATAGTAGCATTCGCCCACACACTCAGGCTACATCTCTATGAAATGTTCGGAAAATTCTATATGGGAGTAGGAAAGCCCTACGAACCCCTTAAACCACCAATGATAAAGGTGGAGATAAAGAAATAGGAGGGGCGGCGCGGATCCAAAGCCCCGCATCCTTGACCGCTAGACGACCCGGCTCCAATATATAGAAATATAGAGGAACCTTAAAACTTTAGAGGAAGGGATCCTCCTATAGTTACTAGCTCATCTCCATATAATACTTTACAACTAAAAGCCCCGCCCCTTTAAGGCAGAGAGGGGGTCAGTAACAAACCGAATATATTTATAATTATAATAATGTGTTTATGTATTTGGGGGATTAAGGTATATAGGCTGTCTTGACTTGTGTATCTATGAGACATAATAGTGAGGTATAGTGGAATGCCAGCAGATCCTAGATTCATTGTTGATACCATGTTGGGTAACCTAGCTAGGTGGCTTAGAATCCTGGGCTATGATGCAATATATAGCCCTACCATGGAGGATTGGGCTATATTGAGAATAGCTGAGAGAGATAAAAGGATAATTGTGACTAGGGATGTTGGGCTATATAGAAGGGCAATTAAAAAGGGTTTGGAAGCGGTATTGATAGACTCGATAAAAGTAGATGAGATGTTGAGAACGCTTGTTAAAAAATATGGTCTGAGAACTAGTTTTGATGAGAATGATACGAGATGTCCTAAATGCAATAATGTGCTTAGAAAAACCACATCGCTAATTGAGATTAGCAGTAAGGTTGATAAGGAGGTAGCACTCTCCTACAAGGTGTTCTGGATATGCAGCTCATGCGGTAAGGTTTATTGGAAGGGCAGGCATTGGAGAACCATAGAAGAAATATTATCGAGTATCTAATCTCCTCCCCATCCTAAGAATGGATCCTCATTTATAAGGGTAGATTGGAAGAGCGACCGCTAAATAGGAGATCTTCATATCTACTTCTTCGTTACCTGTGTGGCAGGCGTCTTACCAACTTCCGTAAACGGGATATAAGCGCCTCCTGCCCATGTATGGCCACATTTTGGGCATCTCCATATACCAACAGCTATTCTCTCCAAAACCGATTTCTTCCTACATCTTGGGCATTCATATTCCTGATATCTCTTCTCCATAACCTCTTTCCACCGCTTTCTAAGGCTAGAGCCATATCTAGCGCCAAACCTCCCAGCTATCCCAACAACCTTCTTCCTAGGCATTTGTGACCAATGCCTATATAGTTACAACCCTTATAGGCTTACAACTAGAAGCCTTGCTCCTCTAAGGTGAGAAGGAGGTCAGATCTATCCTTCTCCTTCTTCTAGAATGATCTTCTGTTCTTTAGAACACCTTCTAGCTCCTTTAACCTGCTTCACAATTATATTTATAGGGTAAAAGGGATCGTAGCTTTGTTGCTTCTCTAATTTTTATATGTTGAGAACTGAATATGGATTAGGAAATATATTGAGGGTGGGTATTGCATATAGCATTGGGGATCCTGCTGGGAGGGGTATAGCGAGGAGGATCATAGATAGGCGGAGGCTTATATGTGGAAAGTCTCTTGATCCTAGGGCTGATGATGTGTGCGAGGATCAGTATATTAGGTTGGTGGGCTTTTTAGATGATGTTATATATCTAGAATATCTAGATGATTTCTTCCATCAATATGATGCTGTGATTGTTTTATCAAGGCATAGAGCCTCTTCTGGGATACCGAGTCTGACTGTACATTATACAGGCAACCCCAGCTCTGAAGCCCTGTATGGGGGGAAGCCTAGGAAGCTTGCTATAAGCATGCCTAGCCTAGGCTCATCCCTTCTCTATACCATATACAGAGAAGCTAGATCCTCGGGGCTTGGATCTCTATTCAGCATTACATATGAGGCAACGCATCACGGACCTACAGAGAATAGACTCCCCATAGTATTTGTTGAAATAGGGTCTTCTGAGAAAGAGTGGATCCTCGGTGAGGCCCATGAGGCTTGGGCTAGAGCTATAGATGAGGCGATAGCATCTAGGATAGAGTGTTCATCAATAGGAATTGGGGTTGGGGGTAATCACTACCCCAGTAGATTCACAGGGTTAACAATAGAAAGGAGAATTTGTCTCGGTCATATAATACCTAGATATATATTGAAGGGGCTTAGCTATGAGGAAGTGATCGATATAGTTGGGCAGGCTATTAAAGCATCTAGCGAGAAGATCGAGACTGTATATATTGAGGAGAAGGCGGCTCAAGCAAATAAGCTAAAGGCTATAGAGAAGATAGCATCTGAGTTCTCCCTCAAAATAGAATATCTATAGCATCTCGGATGGCGCCCATGATAAAGATATATTTCTTAGGAACAGGTGCAGGTGCGCCAACCCCTAGTAGATGGGCATCATCGATACTAATCAGCGTTGGATCATCAAACTATCTCTTTGACTGCGGAGAGGGATGTCAGCTAAGGCTCTCAAGCCTAGGTATATCTCCGCTCAAAATCACATCGATCTTCATCACACACGAGCATGGAGACCATGTTCTCGGGGTTCCACCACTTATTGAGAGCATGTCCCATCATGGGAGGAAATCCCCTCTATATATTGTAACCCCCAACACTATTGCCAATATGATAGAGGGGGTGGTTAGAACAACGAGCAGGGGTATAGGTTTTGAAATAATCTATAGAAGCCCCGAAGAGGGGTATGAGGATAGCAATGTGGGTGTGAAGGGCTTTAGAACATGTCACTCTAGCGAGAGCTGGGGTTATAGGGTGGAGGTGAAGAAAAGGAAGCTGGTAATATGTTATTCAGGCGATACAAGCCCCTGTGAATCCCTTGCTAGGGAGTGTTATAGTGCATATATACTGATCCATGAGGCTACATTTACGTTGGAAAATGCTGCAGATGCGAAGGAATCGATGCATTCAACGGCGTATGATGCAGCTAAACTGGCACAGGCTATTAACGCGAGATATCTATATCTAACACATATAAGCTCGAGATATAAGGATCAACGTGTTGTCCTTGAAGAGGCACAATCAATCTTTAGAAATGTTAGAATAGCTGAAGATCTAATGGTTACATATATAATATAAAACTATTTCTATATATATAATGTGTTTACTATTAATAATCTAAACCAATATTAATAATCATGCTTATATATCCCTTAAAGCTATATGATAGGGTGATATTAGGTGGAGACCCTTGAAAGGGTGAGAATCACTGTTAGGGTAAATGGCAAGCTATATACCCATGAGGTGGAGCCCAGGCTCCTACTGGTTCACTATATAAGGGACTATCTAGGGCTCACAGGAACCCATATAGGGTGTGATACATCTAACTGTGGTGCGTGTACCGTTATACTAAATGGGAGGGCTGTTAAGTCATGCACATTATATGCCTTTATGGCTGATGGTGGAGAGATCCTAACTATAGAGGGGCTTGAGAAGGATGGCAAGCTCCACCCGATTCAAGAGGCTTTCTGGGAGAACCATGCCCTGCAATGCGGATTCTGCACCCCTGGTATGATAATGACCCTCTATGACTTCCTCCAGCGGAATCCAAAGCCTAATGAGGAGGAGGTTAGAAGGGCTATTGAGGGTAATCTATGCAGGTGCACTGGATATCAGAACATTGTTAAAGCTGCTCTCTGGGCTGCTGAGAGAATGCGCGGTGGGGGTGGGGGTAGGTGAGCATAATATATAAAGCTAGGCCAACACAGCATCTAGGCAAGCCTGTGAAGAGGAAGGAGGATCCTAAACTAATTACGGGTAGAGGCCTCTATGTTGATGATATAAAGCTTCCAGGCATGTTATATGCGGCTTTCCTTAGATCCCCATATGCACATGCAAAGATCAAGAGTATAGATGTTTCTAAAGCACTGAGAATCCCTGGAGTGGTTGCAGCATACACAGGCAAGGATTTCAGGGGCAAGATAGGGCCGATACCAACTGGGTGGCTACTAACCGGCGCAGATCTCAAGGTTCCGGAGTGGCCAGCAGTAGCATATGATAAGGTTAGATTTGCTGGGGAGATAGTTGCTGTAGTTGTTGCAAGCGATCCATATAGGGCTAGAGATGCTCTAGACGCTATAGAGGTTGACTATGAACCCCTACAAGCTGTTGTGAATGTAGAAGACGCTATAAAGCCAGGGGCTCCACAGCTGCATGAGGGTGTGCCCAACAATATAGCGTTTAGATGGAGACTCAAGGGTGGAGAGGATTTTGAGGATATAAGTAAGAAAGCCGATAAGGTGATCAAGCAGAGGATGGTTAACCAGAGGCTAATACCATCGGCTATGGAGCCTAGAGGGGCTGTAGCTGAATATAATAGATATACGGGGGAGCTAACCCTATGGGTTACCTCGCAGAACCCCCATGTTCATAGGCTGCTCCTCTCAGGAATTCTGGGGATACCCGAGAATAAGTTGAGGGTAATAGCACCAGATGTTGGTGGGGGGTTTGGAAGTAAGATACCTGTATATCCATTGGAGGCGATTGTAGCTAGATTAGCAATGGATCTTGGAAGACCTGTTAAGTATGTTGAGACTAGGAGGGAGAACTTCCTAGGAACAATACATGGTAGGGATCATGTGGAGTATGTGGAGGCAGCTATTAAAAATGACGGCACAGTCCTCGGGCTAAGGGTTAGAACCCTAGCCAATATGGGGGCATATCTAAGCACAGCAGCCCCAGGCGTCCCAACGATTCTCTTTGGAACTATGCTCTCAGGCCCATATAAGATAAGATCTGTCGATGTAGAGGTTACCGGGGTGTTTACAAATACCACGCCTGTTGATGCATATAGAGGTGCTGGGAGGCCCGAGGCAACATATATATTAGAGAGGGTCATGGATCTTGTTGCTAGAGAGCTTAACATGGATCCAGCTGATGTTAGGAGGAAGAACCTAATCCCAGAGGCGCCTTATACAGTGGTTACAGGCCTCACATACGATAGTGGAAAATATCTAGAGGTATTTGAAAGGGCTCTCAAGATAGCTGATTATGAGGGGTGGAGGAAGAGACAGATCGAGGCGAGGAAAGAGGGTAGGCTGATAGGGATTGGGATTGCAAGCTATATAGAGGTATGTGGGCTAGCCCCCTCAAGAATAGCTAGAGCCACAGGCTTTGGTCTAGGCCTGTGGGAGAGCGCTATAGTTAGGGTGCATCCAAGCGGTAAGGTCACAGTATATACTGGGACAAGCCCACATGGACAGGGAGAGGATGTTGCATTTGCACAGATTGTGGCAGAAGAGCTAGGGGTCTCCACAGAAGATGTCGAGGTGATCCATGGCGACACCGCTCTTGTACAGTTTGGTA is a genomic window of Sulfolobales archaeon containing:
- a CDS encoding V-type ATP synthase subunit E family protein, which encodes MSEIYRIYGDPQKIVEEISSEILERLEKMFEELRNNVKRDLEDLINKKASELRSRIDEGIKKYRGTIESSRSKLEVELKKIAEQRREIWINKVVDDVRNRFIKELLDNRELYKKFLRRSLEAVLALEGEVYIETNDSSLSLVKEVIEEIGAGDRVRSVSGGAKISGGFIALSRDRSIRYNYTLDHVIETSLYELKVRISRILFG
- a CDS encoding V-type ATP synthase subunit K (produces ATP from ADP in the presence of a proton gradient across the membrane; the K subunit is a nonenzymatic component which binds the dimeric form by interacting with the G and E subunits), coding for MAKGSLRSAWIIYGSGIAFAVAISIALALLIQIGTSQTTMLLQQLELQQAAFNAKEFGERMGRFIGAGLALGLAGIGAGIAVGLAGAAAISAFTEKPEVFGRSFLIVVLGEGIAIYGIAIAILVLILGVP
- a CDS encoding V-type ATP synthase subunit F — its product is MKKGRIVVLGDRYVVNAFGMLGVEGFVVENVDDAEKQLRTLSKSGDIALIIVTKDVADMVQDVIDRISMSPGAPVITVIPSMWSDVKPIDAASLLKKALGVG
- a CDS encoding V-type ATP synthase subunit B, with translation MSQYREYETIKEIRGPLIIVEKASGVAFDELVEVELPNGEKRSGRVLEVGMGYAVVQVFEGTTGISTRGTKVRFLGKTMEAPVSEAMLGRIFDGLGRPLDGGPPVLAEERRDINGSPINPASRAYPEDFIQTGISAIDGMNTLVRGQKLPIFSGGGLPHNMLAAQIARQATVRGEREEFAVVFAAMGIKYDEALFFRKFFEETGAIKRVAMFINLADEPAMVRLITPRMALTLAEYLAFERDMHVLVILTDMTSYCEALREISSAREEVPGRQGYPGYMYSDLASIYERAGRAIGKKGSITQMPILTMPADDITHPIPDLTGYITEGQIVLDRGLYNRGIYPPVNVLMSLSRLMKEGIGPGKTREDHGDVSNQLYASYSRGQELRSLAIIVGEESLSETDRKYLRFADAFERRFLSQGFYENRSIEETLDIGWEVLSILPESELTNIKDVYIEKYHPRRRAKGA
- a CDS encoding V-type ATP synthase subunit A, which translates into the protein AMWSDARVVIYIGCGERGNEMTEVLEKFPTYKDPWSGRPLMERTILIANTSNMPVSAREASIYVGVTMAEYYRDMGYDVLLVADSTSRWAEALREIAGRLEEMPAEEGYPSYLQSRLAEFYERAGRVIALGRPERIGSVTLVGAVSPPGADFTEPVTTHTRRFIRVFWALDTALAYSRHYPAINWITSYSAYVDTVTKWWINNIAKDWRELRDTIYSILQRENELREIVRLIGPENLAEPDKLVMDVARIIREGFLKQNAYDKIDAFASPQKQVMLMRAIVSFYRSAKKLVDSGVSVKAIREKTQDLVTELIKARFTIPNEELNKLEELEKKILERLGSLAG
- a CDS encoding V-type ATP synthase subunit D: MAIDPRSVLPTKINLINLRRSYATIRRIRRVLEDKREVLLLNIRIAIEEFTRLQNSVREKLKKAYEKYSIAVSQAGLVGLRSIESSTRKAASVIVGERAAFGIKIPVLTIDRESIQKPEYPPGTTPYSLDVSIELLRDALEEIVKLAEAEATLKRLIEELRRTQKLINAIDYLIIPNYVNTIKRIRSVLEERMREEFIRLKLMKKKLVARGAARG
- a CDS encoding V-type ATPase subunit, coding for MVWDVYAAVRARIVYAGRLGKNVVEDMLAAGNAGDAIGYLRETPYYQYIRNVSVENQELLELSLYLGLYRSIAPLLAIVDRAYRSIAEHGLLFIENRVIASMLISLALGELPSLDLKILEGTRLGELYRIAIEDRSFIKALDHLRGKGFASLVENYNILSKYMDPGSAISIASDIGAAKDLSNIVKSEPSLSRLICPEIDFILVQTAIRISRGKAKEYIGPAELSNIACRIDRGEIEDLYSYREEENIMNVLRKIYGTQLVQRSLEESLINITSHVRKTVRSSLEAAFSSYPFDPSVVWAAIRVRVMDVEDIIAIINGKKAGLPIEIIRKIISITV